A single window of Symphalangus syndactylus isolate Jambi chromosome 4, NHGRI_mSymSyn1-v2.1_pri, whole genome shotgun sequence DNA harbors:
- the MSMB gene encoding beta-microseminoprotein isoform X1, with translation MNVLLGSLVIFTTFVTLCNASCYFIPNERVAGDSTRECMDLEGNKHPINSEWQTDNCETCTCYETEISCCTLVSTPVGYDKDNCQRIFKKEDCKYVVVEKKDPKKTCSVSEWII, from the exons AATGTTCTCCTGGGCAGCCTCGTGATCTTTACCACCTTTGTGACTTTATGCAATGCATCATGCTATTTCATACCTAATGAGAGAGTTGCAGGAGATTCAACCAGGG AATGCATGGATCTCGAAGGAAACAAACACCCGATAAACTCGGAGTGGCAGACTGACAACTGTGAGACATGCACTTGCTACGAAACAGAAATTTCGTGTTGTACCCT TGTTTCTACACCTGTGGGTTATGACAAAGACAACTGCCAAAGAATCTTCAAGAAGGAGGACTGCAAGTATGTTGTGGTGGAGAAGAAGGACCCAAAAAAGACCTGTTCTGTCAGTGAATGGATAATCTAA
- the MSMB gene encoding beta-microseminoprotein isoform X2 — translation MNVLLGSLVIFTTFVTLCNASCYFIPNERVAGDSTRVFLHLWVMTKTTAKESSRRRTASMLWWRRRTQKRPVLSVNG, via the exons AATGTTCTCCTGGGCAGCCTCGTGATCTTTACCACCTTTGTGACTTTATGCAATGCATCATGCTATTTCATACCTAATGAGAGAGTTGCAGGAGATTCAACCAGGG TGTTTCTACACCTGTGGGTTATGACAAAGACAACTGCCAAAGAATCTTCAAGAAGGAGGACTGCAAGTATGTTGTGGTGGAGAAGAAGGACCCAAAAAAGACCTGTTCTGTCAGTGAATGGATAA